One part of the Sulfolobus tengchongensis genome encodes these proteins:
- a CDS encoding ABC transporter substrate-binding protein — MVDSVGKILNNRNIKVISLLILFVMMSSSVYVISQSANSYPASTSITIISYNGNDANGILAFEHGQVAFYAYAVPPSEYTALPPGAKAYLMPSTYYDVLVNPLNTTFGFNPFQFQQVRFALNFIVNRTYFVDNILHGYGIPSITLYAGEQCILHLQNTLAKYAYIHYNFTYANETIYKVLTAHGAQYINGKWYYNGKPITVYVFVRTDATVRREYAEYFITQLERLGFTVQQVQGNLQKEISFVYGSDPANTTWDILIEAWGGTYGYYDAGLPEGLYSTLAGDAPFSSYYGLTFGTYNDTKYESPLLLSEANELDNWSLTLIQSKFTSAQQYYQLVNDLVNVGINMSVRIGLGMSLTPEYVLPNINGVYPNYAQGTLLNFQTYLSIINGTYPNITIGVRYLSQGSANPGVGFTDSYTDEIANGLFTPQYLTIPGSGYPVPYIYTYKIVNLTPNAVVPVPSNALWWNPVKQEITKVPPNTTAQMAVIYNLAPLINNDKWADGQNITLADIIYQYIVASEMSLNSSNPIYDSEASSAYGPSLQTIKGFKIINSTAIEIWGNDWFFDPTEAVTSLFLAFNPLGYAEEPAGGYFPWQVYVGMKTVVAEGKAAWSEGTAQSKGIDWLNLVSPTDVGYIISALQNVSTNGYIPKSLIEVENLSNITLVTPQQAIAGYQAAINFMKSYGNAMIGDGPFILVAWNPSASPPYAKLVKNPYFHLMPPSIALSMPAIYSVSLSVPSTVTAGEVLNGTVMGTTAGSTLAQPAPNVVVHLELLYTNGSVIASYQETTGTNGQFSFMIPPNLSPGSYVVTVSAYQNTSILINPVTYTLIVLPAITTTTSTTTSTTTTTSTSTSIITSTTTSVSTVISTLISTITITKSTSTIGYLAGIIVLVIIVIILLVLLLMRRR; from the coding sequence ATGGTGGATAGTGTGGGTAAAATATTAAATAATAGAAATATAAAGGTCATCTCTCTACTAATACTATTTGTAATGATGTCTAGTTCGGTTTATGTAATTTCACAGAGTGCTAATTCATATCCGGCTTCTACGAGTATAACGATAATTTCATATAATGGAAATGATGCCAATGGTATATTAGCATTTGAGCATGGTCAGGTAGCTTTTTACGCATATGCTGTACCTCCTTCTGAATATACTGCCTTACCTCCTGGGGCTAAAGCTTACTTAATGCCTTCTACATATTATGATGTATTGGTAAATCCTTTAAATACTACTTTTGGTTTTAATCCCTTCCAGTTTCAGCAAGTTAGATTCGCTCTCAATTTTATAGTTAATAGAACATACTTTGTAGATAACATACTTCATGGTTACGGAATACCATCAATTACGTTATATGCAGGAGAGCAATGTATACTTCATTTACAAAATACTTTAGCAAAATATGCTTATATACATTACAACTTTACCTATGCAAACGAAACCATTTATAAAGTACTAACTGCACATGGAGCCCAATATATAAATGGAAAATGGTACTATAATGGAAAACCAATAACCGTTTACGTATTTGTAAGGACTGATGCAACTGTGAGACGAGAATATGCAGAATACTTCATTACCCAGTTGGAGAGATTAGGTTTTACAGTGCAACAAGTCCAAGGTAATCTTCAAAAAGAAATTTCATTTGTATATGGTAGTGATCCAGCAAATACTACTTGGGATATATTAATTGAGGCGTGGGGTGGCACATATGGCTATTATGACGCAGGACTGCCAGAAGGACTTTATTCTACTCTTGCCGGCGATGCTCCATTTTCTTCATATTATGGTTTAACCTTTGGAACTTATAATGATACTAAATACGAATCCCCATTATTGCTTAGTGAGGCTAATGAGCTTGATAACTGGTCTTTAACTTTAATTCAAAGCAAATTTACTAGTGCCCAACAGTATTATCAACTAGTTAATGATCTAGTTAATGTTGGAATAAATATGTCAGTTAGAATAGGTTTAGGAATGAGTCTTACTCCAGAGTATGTATTGCCAAATATTAATGGTGTCTATCCTAACTACGCTCAAGGAACCTTATTAAACTTCCAGACCTATCTTTCTATAATAAATGGGACCTATCCTAACATTACAATAGGTGTGAGATATTTAAGCCAAGGATCAGCAAATCCTGGTGTAGGTTTTACAGATTCATATACTGATGAAATAGCAAACGGTTTATTTACTCCACAATACTTAACTATACCTGGTTCTGGATATCCAGTACCGTATATATATACTTATAAAATAGTTAATTTAACTCCTAACGCAGTAGTTCCTGTTCCCTCAAATGCCTTGTGGTGGAATCCTGTAAAACAAGAAATAACCAAAGTACCTCCTAACACTACTGCTCAAATGGCGGTAATATATAATTTAGCTCCATTAATCAACAATGATAAATGGGCAGACGGCCAAAACATAACCCTTGCTGATATTATTTATCAATACATCGTAGCATCTGAAATGTCATTAAACTCAAGTAACCCAATATACGATTCAGAAGCATCTTCGGCGTATGGCCCGAGTTTACAGACGATTAAGGGATTTAAGATAATTAACTCTACTGCAATAGAAATATGGGGTAATGATTGGTTCTTTGATCCCACTGAGGCTGTTACGAGTTTATTCTTAGCATTTAATCCATTAGGTTATGCTGAGGAACCTGCTGGAGGATACTTCCCATGGCAAGTATATGTTGGCATGAAGACTGTGGTTGCAGAAGGTAAGGCTGCATGGTCTGAGGGAACTGCACAATCAAAAGGAATTGATTGGCTAAATTTAGTTAGTCCAACTGATGTAGGGTATATAATCTCCGCTTTGCAAAACGTTTCCACAAATGGGTATATACCTAAGAGTTTAATAGAAGTAGAGAATCTAAGTAATATAACGCTGGTTACTCCACAACAGGCTATCGCTGGTTATCAAGCAGCAATTAACTTTATGAAAAGTTATGGTAATGCAATGATAGGTGACGGTCCCTTTATCTTAGTAGCATGGAATCCTAGTGCATCTCCACCATATGCGAAATTGGTAAAGAATCCCTATTTCCACTTAATGCCACCCTCAATAGCCTTATCAATGCCTGCAATCTACTCTGTGTCACTCAGTGTTCCATCTACTGTAACTGCTGGTGAGGTTCTTAATGGTACTGTAATGGGTACTACTGCTGGAAGTACTTTAGCTCAACCAGCACCTAATGTCGTGGTTCATCTAGAATTACTGTATACTAATGGTTCAGTTATAGCTAGCTATCAAGAGACTACTGGTACTAATGGTCAATTTAGTTTCATGATACCACCTAATTTATCGCCTGGATCCTATGTAGTTACAGTATCAGCTTATCAGAACACATCTATATTAATAAATCCAGTAACTTATACTCTTATAGTATTACCCGCGATAACTACCACAACTAGTACAACCACTTCTACTACTACCACAACTAGTACATCCACCTCTATCATAACTTCTACAACTACCTCTGTCTCTACTGTCATTAGTACTTTAATTAGTACTATAACAATAACAAAGAGCACCTCAACTATTGGTTATTTAGCAGG